A window of Roseateles sp. XES5 genomic DNA:
ATCCGGCACTGCCGAGCTTCCCGGGCCACGACCTCTGGAAGCGCGATTTCAAGGGCGCGAGCGGCATCTTCTCCATCGTTCTCGACGGCGGTTCGCCGGAGCGGCACAAGGCGAAGGCCCATGCCTTCCTCGATGCGCTCGGCATTTTCGGCCTCGGCTATTCCTGGGGCGGCTTCGAGTGCCTTGCGGTGCATGTGAACCTGTCCGACCGCCGCGTCGCCAAGGGGCCGACGGAAGGGCCGCTGCTGCGCCTGCAGATCGGTCTTGAGGACGTGAAGGACATCAGGGCGGATATCGAACGCGGGCTTGCCGCGGCACGTGCCGTTTAAGGATTAGCGCCGCCCTCATCCGGCAAGCCGGGTGAGGGCACTTTTCCGATCGGATTGCGGACAAGGCTCTAGCTTTTCGTTTTTACCGCACCATCACACTCCGGGACCACACAGCTAGCCCGGCGTCCTGTAGCCGTAGAGCCAGTCGAAATCGGCGGCGAGGTTTTCCGGCTTGCGCAGGGACAGCACGAGGTTTCGCGCGAGCGCCACCGGCCCGCGCGCGTGATAGGCGAAGCGGTTGAAGGCGCCGCGGCTGCGGACGCGGGCGACGCGTTCGCGGCGAAGGGCTTCGAAGCGGCGGAGCGCCTGAGCGCTGTCCGCCGCGCCCGCCAGCATGTTGGCCAGCAAGGCCGCGTCCTCGATGGCCATGGCCGCGCCCTGCGCCGCGAAGGGCGTCATGGCATGGGCGGCATCGCCGATCAGCACGGTCTTTCCATCCGTCCACGCACCGTCCGGGCAGCCGAAGAGCGGCCAGACCATGGGATCCTGCGCCTGCGGCAGCAGGCGGCGTATATCCGCGTGCCAGCCGGCGAAGGCGTCCAGCAGGCGTTCGCGCGCGGCGGTGTCGCCCCTGCGCCGCCAGCCTTCCGGCGGCGCGTCGGCCTGGGCGTGGATGGCGACGATGTTGAAGGCCTCGGTCTCGGCCAGCGGATAGGCGACGAGATGGGCATGCGGGCCGAGAAAGGCTGTGACGGTGCGCGGATTGAGGAAGGCCGGCGCGGCGGCATAGGGCACCAGGAAGCGCCAGGCCACATTGCCGGAATAGCGGGCGGGCAGGGCGCCGGGCACTTCCTGCCGCAGCCGCGACCAGACGCCGTCGGCGGCGACGAGCACATCGGCCGGTGCAATGGCGAGGGCTGCCTGCCTCTCCTCGATTCGCTGGCCGGTGGTGAGCGTGCAGAGCGGTTCGCGCCTCACGGCATCGAGCAGGACGGCTTGCAGCGAGGCGCGGTGCAACACGCCGTAGGGCGCGTGCCAGCGGGCGCGGGCGGCGCTACCGGCCGGCACCGAGGCGAGGGGGGCAAGGGAAAGCCCCGAGGTGAGGAGGATATGGTCCGGCTCGCTCCAGCGCGCGCTGACGGCATCGAGAAGGCCGAGGTCGGTCAGGATGCGCGTGGCATTGGGGGAAAGCTGCAGGCCGGCGCCGACCTCTTCGAGGGCCGGGGCCTGTTCGAGCACATGTGTGGCAATGCCCTTGCGGGCAAGCGCGAGCGCCGCCGTCAGGCCGGCGATACCGGCTCCGACGATGGTCGTGGATTGGATGGGGGACATGGGAAGCCGGCCTTTCGGCCGTTACGCCGCGACCTGGTTGGTGAAGGTGCAGCCGGCGGGCTCGGTCTGGGTGGCCTTCAGCGCCGGATTGTAGCGGTAGAGCGTCGAGCAGTAGGGGCAGACCTTCTCGTTGTCGTCGCCCATGTCGAGGAAGACGTGCGGATGGTCGTAGGGCACGGAAGCGCCGACGCACATGAATTCCTTCACGCCGATCTCGATCGTGCGATGGCCGCCGTCGTTCTGGAAATGCGGAATGCTGTGCCCAGCCATGTCATGCTCCGTGGAAATGCTCTTTTCTGGCGCGGACCATAGTCGCCTTCGGCTGAAATGTGTAGATGCAAAACCGTCGCGCCTGAGCAGAAATCCGGGGCCTGCCGTTTTCTCGGCGGCCAAACGACGGTATGAGCGTGGACAGAAACGAAAGACGGCCCCGCAATGAATCTCGATAACCCGCCCTTTTCCCGCTTCAGCCATGACGGTCTCGAGCTTGCCTTCTTCGACGAAGGCGATCCGGCCGGCGATCCGGTGCTGTTGATCCACGGCTTTGCCTCCAGCGCCAATGTGAACTGGGTGTTTCCCGGCTGGCTGAAGACGCTGGGCGATGCCGGCTACCGGGTGGTCGCCATCGACAATCGCGGCCATGGCGCAAGCGACAAGCCGCACGACCCGGCGCTCTACACGCCGCCGCTGATGGCGGGCGATGCCGTGGCGCTGCTCGATCATCTCGGCATCCCCGAGGCGCATGTCTTCGGCTACTCCATGGGTGCCCGCATCACCGCCTTCCTGGCGCTTGCCCATCCGCACCGTGTGCGCTCCGTCGTCTTCGGCGGGCTCGGCATCGGCATGGTGGAGGGCGTCGGCGACTGGGACCCCATCGCCGAGGCGCTGCTGGCGCCCTCGCTCGACGTGGTGACACATGAGCGCGGCCGCATGTTCCGCGCCTTCGCCGACCAGACGAAATCCGACAGGCAGGCGCTCGCCGCCTGCATCATGACGTCGCGGGACCTCTTGACGGCCGAGGACATGGCGCGCATCGACATGCCGGCGCTGATCGGCGTCGGGACGAAGGACGACATCGCCGGCGCGCCGCAGCCGCTCGCCGCGCTGATGCCGGATGCCCGCGCGCTCGACATTCCCGGCCGCGACCACATGCTCGCCGTCGGCGACAAGGTGTTCAAGCGTGCGGTGCTGGAGTTCTACGCGGATATCGGCGGCCGCTGACGCATCCTTTGCGACAACCGCGCTTTACCACAATCTCCGGGCGGCCATTCCGCTCGGCCGTGCTTTGCTCTATATTTGCAGCGCAATGACATCAGGGAGTGCGGCGATGGTCGCGACGAACGAACTCAGGGCTGAAAAGCTCAAGGCCATGGATCCGATCTGGGACAGCCTGCGCGAGGAAGCGCGCGTGGCCGCCCAGGCCGAGCCGCTGCTGGCGGCCTTCCTCTATTCGACGGTGCTGAACCACCGCTCGCTGGAGGAAAGCGTGATCCATCGCGTCTGCGAGCGCCTCGACCATCCGGACCTGCAGGCGAACCTCTTGCACCAGATCTTCGACGAGATGCTGGAAGACTGGCCGGAATGGGGCAGCATCCTGCGTGTCGACATCCAGGCCGTCTACGACCGCGACCCCGCCTGCCTGCGGTTCCTGGATGCCGTGCTCTATTTCAAGGGGTTCCACGCCATCCAGACCCATCGCCTGGCGCACTGGCTGCATGAAAAGGGCCGGCGGGACCTGTCGCTCTATGTACAGAGCCGGTCCTCCAGCGTGTTCCAGACGGACATCAACCCGGCCGCGCGCATCGGCAAGGGCTTCTTCCTCGACCATGCCACCGGCCTCGTCGTCGGCGAAACGGCCGTCATCGGCGACAATGTCTCGATCCTGCACAATGTGACGCTCGGCGGCACCGGCAAGGAGGGCGGCGACCGCCACCCGAAGATCGGCGACGGCGTGATGATCGGCGCGGGTGCGAAGATCCTCGGCAACATCCATATCGGCCATTGCTCGCGCATCGCCGCTGGCTCCGTCGTGCTGAAGCCCGTGCCGCCGAAATCGACGGTCGCGGGCGTGCCGGCACGGGTCGTGGGCGAGGCGGGCTGCAACGAGCCGTCGCGCGCCATGGACCAGCTTCTGGCCGCATTCGACTACGATTTGTGAACGGGAAAGTCGCTTTCTCGGCAAAATCGAGGGTTTACACGCCCAAAAGCAGGTGCGAGAAGCGCGGCACATCAACCGTTACGGAGACAGATCGTGAAGCCGGAAGAAATCAGGAAGCTCGAGGCCTACTTCAAGCGCAATCTCAACAAGGAGATCGTCGTGAAGGCCCGTCCGCGCAAGGATGAATCCGCGGAAGTCTACCTCGCGGACGAATTCCTCGGCGTCATCTTCCGCGACGACGAAGACGGCGAACTCTCCTACAACTTCTCCATGGCGATCCTCGACATCGATCTCTGATCTGTCGGATCCGTCAGGATAAACGAGGCCCGGCCGCCCATGGCGCCGGGCCTTTTGTTATTCTTTTGCGACAAATCGGCTTTTATCCGCGCCAATAATCATACCTATCGCGCAAGGTGTTGCTTTGCTTGGAAAATATTGCGTTGCAGCATCCACATTGACTTTTTTGTGCAATGCATATAGATTTCGGGTCAATCACCGGGATCAAAGGAGACTTCGATGTTCAATTTCGACGAAGCAAACAAGAAGGGCAAGGAAGCCGTGGACACGTTCGTAAAGAGCTACACCACCGCCGCCCAGAGCTGGCAGGCCATTGCCACCGAGACCGCCGACTATTCCAAGAAGTCCTTTGAAAACGGCCTCGCTCACTTCGAGAAGCTGTCGGGCGTCAAGAGCGTCGAAGCCGCTCTCGAACTGCAGACGGCTTTCGTGAAGTCCTCCTACGAAGGCTTCGTCGCCGAAGCCACCAAGATCGGCGAAATGTATGCCGATCTCGCCAAGGGCGCCTACAAGCCCTACGAAGCACCGGTCGCCAAGGCCACCGCTGCTGCCAAGGCTGCCGTCGCAGCCTGATCCTCCCACGTTCTGCGTACGCGTATAGCGTTTATCGGCCGGCTGCGGGCAACCGCAGCCGGCCTTTGCGTTTTCCGGGGATTGCGCGAGGCTGACGCAGCGGCAGCAAATTTCGCTATTTCCTTCGGATGGTCGGCGATTATGATTGCAGTGCGAAGCGAGGGTCTTACAATCGTCTGCCGAGACATTAGATAACAGTTCCAGAAGGCAGCCTCGGGGAAAACGCCCGGAGCAAACGACTGTAATCAAGGGAATGACCACGCATGGAAGTGAGACGGGTTCGGATGCAGGATGGCGATGAGGGCGGCGACACTCCCGGTCGCGGCACCTCGGTCATTACCCGCACGAAACCTAAGACCAAGAAGCCGAGCCTGTACCGTGTCCTGCTTCTCAACGACGACTATACGCCCATGGAGTTCGTGATCCACATTCTGGAACGCTTCTTCCAGAAGGACCGGGAAGCGGCCACGCGGATCATGCTGCATGTGCACAATCATGGCGTAGGCGAGTGTGGCGTGTTCACCTACGAGGTTGCCGAAACCAAAGTGACACAGGTGATGGATTTCTCCCGCCAGCACCAGCACCCGCTGCAATGTGTCATGGAAAAGAAATGAGGAACGAACGTGCCAACATTTTCTGCAAGCCTTGAAAAGGCCCTCCACCAGGCACTGACCTATGCGAACGAGCGCCACCACGAATATGCGACGCTCGAACACCTCCTTCTCGCGCTGATCGACGACGCCGACGCGGCCGCCGTGATGGGCGCCTGCAACGTGAATCTCGACGTTCTGCGCAAGACCGTCACCGACTATGTCGATCATGACCTCGCAAACCTCGTGACGGGGTACGAGGAGGATTCCAAACCCACTTCGGGCTTCCAGCGCGTCATCCAGCGCGCGGTGATCCATGTCCAGTCCTCCGGCCGCGAGGAAGTGACCGGCGCCAACGTGCTCGTCGCCATCTTCGCCGAGCGCGAGAGCCATGCCGCCTATTTCCTGCAGGAGCAGGAGATGACGCGCTACGACGCCGTCAACTTCATCTCGCACGGCATCGGCAAGCGGCCGGGCGCGTCCGAGCAGCGCCAGGTGCGCGGTTCCGACGACAGCGAGAACGAACCCAAGCAGTCGCGGGGCGGCAACGAGCAGGAGGAGACCGCCAAGAAGCAGGACGCTCTGACCGCCTATTGCGTGAACCTCAACCAGCAGGCCAAGGACGGCAAGATCGATCCCCTGATCGGCCGCGAGGGCGAGGTGGAGCGCGTGGTGCAGGTGCTGTGCCGCCGCCGCAAGAATAACCCGCTGCTGGTGGGTGAGGCCGGCGTGGGCAAGACCGCCATCGCCGAGGGCCTGGCCTGGCGCATCACCGAAGGCCAGGTGCCCGATGTGCTGGCCGACAGCGTGGTGTATTCGCTGGACATGGGCGCGCTGCTGGCGGGTACCAAGTACCGCGGCGACTTCGAGCAACGCCTCAAGGCCGTGCTCAAGCAGCTCAAGGACCAGCCCAACGCGATTCTCTTCATCGACGAGATCCACACCCTGATCGGGGCTGGTGCGGCCTCGGGCGGCACCCTGGACGCGAGCAATCTGCTCAAGCCGGCGCTGTCCTCCGGCGCGATGAAGTGCATAGGCGCCACCACCTTCAGCGAGTACCGCGGCATCTTCGAGAAGGATGCGGCCCTGTCCCGCCGCTTCCAGAAGGTGGATGTGGTGGAGCCCTCGGTGGAGCAGACCGTGGAGATCCTCAAGGGCCTGAAGTCACGCTTCGAGGAGCACCACAGCGTCAAGTACGCCCTGGGCGCCCTGCAGGCCGCGGCCGAGCTCTCGGCCAAGTACATCAATGACCGCCACCTGCCGGACAAGGCCATCGATGTGATCGACGAGGCCGGTGCCGCCCAGATGCTGCTCCCCGTCGGCAAGCGCCGCAAGCTGATCACCGAGAAGGAGATCGAGGCGACGATCGCCACCATGGCCCGCATTCCGCCCAAGACCGTCTCCAAGGACGACGAGCAGGTGCTCGCGGGTCTCGAGAAGGAACTGCGCTCGGTGGTCTTCGGTCAGGATCCGGCCATCGACGCCCTGGCGGCCGCCATCAAGATGGCGCGCTCGGGCCTGGGCAAGCCGGACAAGCCCATCGGCAGCTTCCTCTTCAGCGGCCCTACCGGCGTGGGCAAGACCGAGGTGGCCAAGCAGCTGGCCTATATCCTGGGCATCGAGCTGATCCGCTTCGACATGTCGGAGTACATGGAGCGCCATGCCGTGAGCCGCCTGATCGGCGCGCCCCCGGGCTATGTGGGCTTTGACCAGGGTGGTCTGCTGACCGAGGCCGTGACCAAGAAGCCGCATTCGGTGCTGCTGCTCGACGAGATCGAGAAGGCGCATCCCGATGTCTTCAATGTGCTGCTGCAGGTCATGGACCACGGTGCGCTGACCGACAACAACGGGCGCAAGGCCGACTTCCGCAATGTGATCATCATCATGACCACGAACGCGGGCGCCGAGACCATGAACAAGTCCACCATCGGCTTCACCAACAAGCGCGAGCAGGGTGACGAGATGGGCGACATCAAGCGCCTGTTCACGCCCGAGTTCCGCAACCGCCTGGATGCCATCATCCCGTTCGGCTCGCTGCCGACGCCGGTCATCCATCAGGTTGTGCAGAAGTTCGTCATGCAGCTGGAAACCCAGCTTGCCGAGCGCAACGTTACCTTCGACCTGCAGCCCGAGGCGATTTCGTGGCTGGCGGAGAAGGGCTACGATGAGAAGATGGGTGCCCGTCCGCTGGCGCGCGTCATCCAGGAGAACATCAAGAAGAAGCTTGCTGACGAAATCCTTTTCGGCAAGCTCAAGAAGGGCGGCGTCGTCCGCGTTTCCGTCGGCACCAAGGAAGACGGCTCGAAGGGCCTGATCCTCGACGCCGTGCCGGAGACGACGCGGATCAAGCCGAAGGCCGAGATCGAGGAAGCCGTCAAGCCGGCCAAGCCCCGCAAGGCCAAGGAAACCGTCGCCGCCGAGGCTGCGCCGACCAAGGCCAAGTCGTCGAAGAAGGCGGTGGAAGCCAAGGCCGAGGAGCCCAAGGACGAGCCGCCGCGCAAGTCCTCCGGGGCGGTGCCGAAGGTGCCGCGCAAGAAATAACGGCTTTACAAATCGCATGGGCCGGGCAGGAAACTGCCCGGCTTTCTTTTTGCTCGCTTGCCTTCTTTTTCTGCCAAGAGATTTCATGACCGCCGACCCAGAACATCGATCCCAGGCCCATTGGTTCCTCCATGGCATGCGCGGCCTTTTCAGCCTGCCGGCGATCATCCTCATGCTGTCCTTCGTCGGCTTCGCCGCCTTCACGGCGGAGGCGAAGGTGCCGGTCGGGCAGGTGATGTTCATGACCGGCATCGTCTGGGCGCTGCCGGCCAAGGTCATCCTCGTCGGCTCCATGCTGTCGGGCGCCCATTTGGCGACGGCCTTCATCGCGGTGACGCTCTCCTCCGTGCGCATGATGCCGATGGTCGCGGCGCTGGTGCCGGAAATCCGCACGTCCCGCACGCCGACCTGGATCTTGCTGTTCCTCTCGCATTTCGTGGCGATCACCGCCTGGGTTTTCGCCATGGAGCGGGTGCGTGACATTCCGCGCGAGGGGCGTGTCGCCTTCTTCGCCGGTTTCGGCATCACGCTGACGCTGACGAACATCGTGCTGGTGGGGCTGGTCTATGGCGCGGTGTCGGAATTCCCGCCCATCGTTTCGGGCTGCCTGTTCTTCCTGACGCCGGTCTATTTCCTCACCTCGATCTGGATTTCGGCCCGCCATCGCGTGATCTATTTCGCGCTCGGCATCGGCCTTGCGCTCGGCTGGCTCTTTGCGGTCATCGCGCCGCAATACGATATCCTGCTGGCCGGCGTCATCGGCGGGACGGCGGCCTGGTGGGGCGAGCGGGTGCTGCGCCGGCGGGAGGCGCGCCAATGAGTTTCGACGGTCTCTGGCCCTATCTCTACATTGCCATCGCCGGATGGCTTGCGACGGACCTCTGGCGCTGGGCGGGCGTCCTCGTCGGCAACCGCATCGACGAGCGCTCCGAAATCCTCAACTGGGTGCGGGCGGTCGCGACGGCGCTGGTGGCGGCGGTCATCGCCAAGATGATCTTCTTCCCGACGGGAACGCTGGAGACCTCGCCGCTCTGGCTGCGGCTGGGCGCCGTCGTCTTCGGCGCGCTGTGCTTCTTCTTCGGCGGCCGCTTCCGGCAGATTCTCGGCATCGCCGCGGCCATCGGTTTCCTGGCCGTGGGGCTTGCGCTGCTTGGTGCCTGAGCATTTCCAACCGAAGCGGCATCGCTTCGGTGTTGGATAATGCGACGAGAACAAATAAGCATTTCCAGCCGAAGCGGCATCGCTTCGGCGTCGGATAATGCGAGTAAAAAGAGAGAGCATTTCCAGCCGAAGCGGGGATCGCCTCGGCTGATTTCATCGCCTTACAGCGCGCCGAGGCCGACGCTCTGGCGCAGATCGAAGCCGTTCGCGACGGGGTAGCGCACGTTGGCGATCTTCCAGTCCGCGCCCCGTTTCACGAAGACGATCTCGACGACCTTCGTGACGGCGAAATTCGTGACCCGCGCGCTGACGACGGCATCCGTGTCGCTCTCCGATTCCAGCGACACGACGGCGTGCACCTTGTCGAAATCCTGCGCATCGATGAAGAAATCGAAACCGGGATGGTTTTCACCCGAGAGCTGTTCGGCGACGTCGGGCAGATAGGGTACGTCCCGAGGGCCGTTACCGTCGTTGTCATAGGCGGCGTAGATCTTTTCGACGATCTCCTCGGGCCGGTCCGCCGCAAGGGCGGGGATGGCCGGCAGCGCCGCGAGAAGGGCGAGGCTGCCGAGACCGAGAAGAAGCGTGCGGCGGGTGATGGTGTTCATTTCGCAAGCGCCTTTCTGAGTTTTTCGGCATTGGCCGCCAGAACGCCCTGGTCTTCCATCGTGCCGGAATGCGGCTTCAGCGGCAGGCCCTCGACGCGCGGGATGACGTGGAAATGCAGGTGATAGACGGTCTGACCCGCCGCCGGCTCGTTGAACTGGATGACCGTGACGCCATCCGCCTCGAAGGCCTCCTTTGCCGCCACGGCCACCTTCTGCACCACCGGCATCAAGTGGGCGAGGGTCTGCGGGTCGGCATCGAGGATGTTGCGCGACGGCGCCTTGGGAATGACCAGCGTATGCCCGTTCGCCTGCGGCATCACATCCATGAAGGCGACGGCGTGCTCGTCCTCATAGACGCGGTGCGAGGGAATCTCGCCGCGCAGGATCTTGGCGAAGATGTTGTTGGTGTCGTAGCTCATGCTCGTCTCCCGATCTTATTCCGTCTCGTTGTGTTCGCCGCCCCGGCGGAAGGGGCCGTGCTCGGCAAGATAGTCGCCCATCGCCTCGACGTCGCGGCGCTCGCGCTCGAGATAGTCGGCGACGGCGCGTTTGAGGCCCGCATGGGCGATGTAGTGGGCGGAATGGGTGATGACGGGCAGGTAGCCGCGCGCCAGCTTGTGCTCGCCCTGCGCGCCGGCCTCCACCCGGGCCAGCCCCTTCTCGATCGCGAAATCGATGGCCTGGTGATAGCAGACCTCGAAATGCAGGAAGGGATGGTCCTCGATGCAGCCCCAGTGGCGGCCATAGAGCGTGTCGCCGCCGATGAAATTGATCGCGCCGGCGATGTAACGGCCTTCGCGCCGCGCCATGACGAGCAGGATGTCGTCGGCCATGCGTTCGCTGATCAGGCTGTAGAACGCGCGGTTGAGATAGGGCCGGCCCCATTTGCGGCTGCCGGTATCCATGTAGAAGGCGAAGAACTGGTCCCAGACGGCTTCGGTCAGGTCCTTGCCGGTCAGCCAGTCGATCTCGATGCCATGTTCCAGCGCGGCCCGGCGTTCCTTCTTCAGCGCCTTGCGCTTGCGGGAAGCGAGCGTTTCGAGGAAGTCGTCGTGCGAGCCATAGCCCTCGTTGAGGAAATGGAACTGCTGGTCGGTGCGGTGCAGGTAGCCGGCTGCCTCGAAGACCGGCATTTCCGCCTCCGGCACGAAGGTGACATGGGCGGAGGAGACGCCGTGACGTCTTGCAAGCTCCTTGAGGCCTTCGGCAAGGGCCGCCTGCGTCTCGACGACCGGCCGGTCGACGCGGTGAAGCAGGCGCGGGCCGGTGGCGGGCGTGAAGGGGATGGAAGCCTGCAGCTTGGGGTAATAGCGCCCGCCGGCGCGTTCGAGCGCGTCGGCCCAGCCATGGTCGAAGACATATTCGCCCTGGCTGTGGTTCTTCAGGTAGACGGGCAGGGCGCCGTGCAAGGCGCCGTCGTCGCCCTCCAGCAAGAGGTGCTGGCCGAGCCAGCCGGTCTCGGCGATGGCGCAGCCGGATTCTTCCAATGCGGAGAGAAAGGCGTGGCTGACGAAGGGATTGTAGGGAACCTGCGCATCGGCCCTGGAGGCGCCGGCAAGGCGCCCCCAGTCTTCCGCCGGAATATCGGCGAACGTGGTTTCGACGCGGATGCGCACGGCCCTTTCCATCGTCAGGCGGTCAGCGGCTCGCGCGGATCGAAGCCCTCGAAGGTCATCTGGTCCGCATTCTCGGCCGTGATCGTGCGTGCCTCGTCGTCGCGCACCGTCCAGGTGATGACCTGCTTGCCGAGTTCGCGTTGCCGGCTGATGAAGGCGTTCGGCAGGTGCCCGTAGTAATAGGAGATGAAGTCGAGTTCGAGCTGCATCGCCTCCTCGTGCACGGCGAAATTCTCCGGGCGCGGGCCTTCCGCCGTCAGGCCGACGGGGCGGCTGGTGCCGATCGCCTTGAGATCCTTCAAGAGCCAGTGGTCGAAGCTCATCAGCGCGATGGGGCCGGCATAGTCCTCGATGGTATCGAGCACGGCCATGGCGAAGCCCTCGTCGTCGTCCTTGCGGCCTTTCAGCTCCAGCACCAACGGCACGCGGCCCTTCACGAGATCGAGAAGCTGGCGCAGCGTCGGCACCTTGTCGGCGGTGCCGCCGACAGTCAGCAGGCCTAGTTCGGCGGCCGTGCGCTTGCGCACGTCGCCTTCCACGCCGCAAAGGCGCTTCAGGTCGTCGTCATGGAAGACGACCGGAATGGCATCGGCCGAATATTGCAGGTCGCATTCGATGGCGAAGC
This region includes:
- a CDS encoding glycerophosphodiester phosphodiesterase, encoding MHKFNWLTERPIAHRGYHDRNRTVWENTLSAFARAADAGFAIECDLQYSADAIPVVFHDDDLKRLCGVEGDVRKRTAAELGLLTVGGTADKVPTLRQLLDLVKGRVPLVLELKGRKDDDEGFAMAVLDTIEDYAGPIALMSFDHWLLKDLKAIGTSRPVGLTAEGPRPENFAVHEEAMQLELDFISYYYGHLPNAFISRQRELGKQVITWTVRDDEARTITAENADQMTFEGFDPREPLTA